In a single window of the Bacillus clarus genome:
- the purS gene encoding phosphoribosylformylglycinamidine synthase subunit PurS: protein MYKVKVYVTLRESVLDPQGTAVKGALHSLSFTEVQDVRIGKYMELTIDKSVSDLDEKVKEMCGKLLANVVMEDFRYEVEEVVAQ from the coding sequence ATGTATAAAGTTAAGGTATATGTAACGTTAAGAGAAAGCGTATTAGATCCACAAGGAACAGCAGTAAAAGGGGCACTTCATAGTCTTTCATTTACAGAAGTACAAGATGTTCGAATCGGAAAGTACATGGAACTAACAATTGATAAATCTGTATCTGACCTTGACGAAAAGGTAAAGGAAATGTGTGGAAAATTATTAGCAAACGTTGTAATGGAAGACTTCCGTTATGAAGTTGAGGAGGTTGTCGCACAGTGA
- the purQ gene encoding phosphoribosylformylglycinamidine synthase subunit PurQ, with protein sequence MKFAVIVFPGSNCDVDMFHAIKDELGEEVDYVWHDRENLDEYDAILLPGGFSYGDYLRCGAISRFANAMKAVQKAAEQGKPILGVCNGFQILVESGLLPGALMRNENLKFMCRTVPLRVENNETMFTSQYEKDEVINIPIAHGEGNYYCDEATLKQLEENNQIAFRYVENPNGSVSDIAGIVNEKGNVLGMMPHPERAVDELLGGAEGLKVFQSILKQWRETYVVNA encoded by the coding sequence GTGAAATTTGCCGTAATAGTATTTCCGGGTTCGAACTGTGATGTCGATATGTTCCATGCAATTAAAGATGAGCTTGGTGAAGAAGTAGATTACGTTTGGCACGATAGAGAGAATTTAGATGAATATGATGCAATTTTACTACCTGGTGGATTCTCTTACGGTGACTATTTACGTTGTGGTGCTATTTCTCGCTTTGCTAACGCAATGAAAGCAGTGCAAAAAGCTGCTGAGCAAGGAAAACCAATTTTAGGAGTGTGTAATGGATTCCAGATTCTTGTTGAATCAGGATTACTACCAGGAGCACTAATGAGAAACGAAAACTTAAAATTTATGTGTCGCACTGTTCCGTTACGTGTTGAAAATAACGAAACGATGTTTACATCACAATATGAAAAAGATGAAGTAATCAATATTCCAATTGCACATGGTGAAGGGAATTACTATTGTGATGAAGCGACTCTTAAACAATTAGAAGAGAATAATCAAATCGCATTCCGTTATGTAGAAAATCCGAACGGTAGCGTTTCAGATATTGCTGGTATTGTAAATGAAAAGGGAAATGTACTTGGTATGATGCCACACCCAGAGCGTGCTGTAGATGAATTGCTTGGTGGTGCTGAAGGGTTAAAAGTCTTTCAATCTATCTTAAAACAGTGGAGGGAAACATATGTCGTTAATGCTTGA
- the purL gene encoding phosphoribosylformylglycinamidine synthase II has product MSLMLEPNPTQIKEERIYAEMGLTDEEFSMVEKILGRLPNYTETGLFSVMWSEHCSYKNSKPVLRKFPTTGERVLQGPGEGAGIVDIGDNQAVVFKMESHNHPSAIEPYQGAATGVGGIIRDVFSMGARPVALLNSLRFGELQSPRVKYLFEEVVAGIAGYGNCIGIPTVGGEVQFDPCYEGNPLVNAMCVGLINHEDIKKGQAHGAGNTVMYVGASTGRDGIHGATFASEELSESSEAKRPAVQVGDPFMEKLLIEACLELIQSDALVGIQDMGAAGLTSSSAEMASKAGMGIEMYLDDVPQRETGMTPYEMMLSESQERMLIVIKKGREQEIVDLFEKYGLAAVTMGKVTEDKMLRLFHKGEMVAEVPADALAEEAPIYHKPSKEAAYFAEFQQMKVETPQVEDYKETLFSLLQQPTIASKEWVYDQYDYQVRTSTVVTPGSDAAVVRVRGTEKGLAMTTDCNSRYIYLDPEMGGKIAVAEAARNIVCSGGEPLAITDCLNFGNPEKPEIFWQIEKSVDGMSEACRTLQTPVIGGNVSMYNERSGEAVYPTPTVGMVGLVHDLKHVTTQEFKQAGDLVYVIGETKAEFGGSELQKMVHGKIFGQSPSIDLDVELKRQKQVLEAIQAGLVQSAHDVAEGGLAVAISESAIGANGLGATVKLDGEATAVLFAESQSRFVLTVKRENKEAFEKVVEAIQVGAVTDTNEVTIHNEENEVLLTANVDEMRKAWKGAIPCLLK; this is encoded by the coding sequence ATGTCGTTAATGCTTGAACCAAATCCAACACAAATTAAAGAAGAGCGTATATATGCGGAAATGGGGCTAACAGACGAAGAGTTTTCCATGGTTGAAAAGATTCTAGGCCGTTTGCCGAATTATACAGAAACAGGATTATTCTCTGTAATGTGGTCTGAACATTGTAGTTATAAAAATTCAAAACCAGTTCTTCGCAAGTTCCCAACGACAGGTGAGCGTGTCCTGCAAGGGCCTGGAGAAGGCGCTGGAATTGTAGATATCGGTGATAATCAAGCGGTTGTATTTAAAATGGAAAGCCATAACCATCCTTCTGCTATTGAACCATATCAAGGAGCAGCAACAGGCGTTGGTGGTATTATCCGTGACGTATTCTCTATGGGAGCACGTCCAGTAGCTCTATTAAACTCACTTCGCTTCGGTGAATTACAATCGCCACGTGTGAAATATTTATTCGAAGAAGTAGTAGCAGGAATCGCAGGATACGGTAACTGCATCGGTATTCCTACTGTTGGCGGCGAAGTACAATTCGATCCATGTTACGAAGGAAATCCACTTGTAAATGCAATGTGCGTAGGTTTAATTAACCACGAGGATATTAAAAAAGGGCAAGCACACGGTGCTGGCAATACAGTAATGTACGTAGGAGCATCAACTGGTCGTGACGGTATTCACGGTGCAACATTCGCATCTGAAGAACTATCTGAAAGCTCAGAAGCGAAACGTCCGGCAGTTCAAGTAGGAGATCCATTTATGGAGAAACTTCTTATCGAAGCATGTTTAGAACTTATTCAGTCTGATGCACTTGTTGGAATTCAAGATATGGGAGCTGCTGGTTTAACTTCATCTTCTGCAGAAATGGCAAGTAAAGCAGGTATGGGTATTGAAATGTACTTAGATGATGTACCACAGCGTGAAACGGGAATGACACCATATGAAATGATGCTATCTGAATCACAAGAGCGTATGTTAATTGTTATCAAAAAAGGTAGAGAGCAAGAAATAGTAGATTTATTTGAGAAGTATGGTCTTGCAGCAGTTACGATGGGGAAAGTAACGGAAGACAAAATGCTTCGCTTATTCCATAAAGGTGAAATGGTGGCTGAAGTACCAGCAGATGCTCTTGCAGAAGAAGCGCCAATTTATCATAAACCATCAAAAGAAGCAGCATACTTTGCTGAGTTCCAGCAGATGAAAGTGGAAACACCGCAAGTAGAAGATTATAAAGAAACGTTATTCTCTTTACTACAACAACCGACAATTGCAAGTAAAGAGTGGGTATATGATCAATATGATTATCAAGTACGCACAAGCACAGTTGTTACACCAGGTTCAGATGCAGCGGTTGTACGTGTACGCGGTACAGAAAAAGGATTAGCAATGACGACAGATTGTAACTCTCGCTATATTTACTTAGATCCAGAAATGGGCGGTAAAATTGCAGTAGCAGAGGCAGCGCGTAATATCGTATGTTCTGGTGGAGAGCCACTTGCAATTACAGATTGCTTAAACTTTGGTAACCCAGAAAAACCAGAAATCTTCTGGCAAATTGAGAAATCGGTAGATGGTATGAGTGAAGCTTGTCGCACATTACAAACGCCAGTTATCGGCGGAAATGTATCGATGTATAACGAGCGTAGTGGTGAAGCGGTATATCCAACACCGACTGTTGGTATGGTTGGTCTTGTCCATGATTTAAAACATGTAACAACACAAGAATTTAAGCAAGCTGGCGATTTAGTTTACGTAATTGGAGAGACGAAAGCTGAATTTGGTGGAAGTGAATTACAGAAAATGGTCCACGGCAAAATTTTCGGCCAATCACCAAGTATCGATCTAGATGTAGAATTAAAACGCCAAAAACAAGTATTAGAAGCAATTCAAGCTGGCCTTGTTCAATCGGCACATGATGTTGCTGAAGGTGGTTTAGCAGTTGCAATTTCTGAAAGTGCAATTGGTGCTAACGGTTTAGGTGCTACTGTGAAATTAGACGGTGAAGCAACGGCGGTATTATTTGCGGAATCACAATCTCGCTTCGTTCTAACTGTAAAACGTGAAAATAAAGAAGCGTTCGAGAAAGTCGTTGAAGCAATTCAAGTTGGGGCAGTGACAGATACAAATGAAGTAACAATTCATAATGAAGAAAATGAAGTATTACTTACAGCAAATGTAGATGAAATGAGAAAGGCTTGGAAAGGGGCAATCCCATGCTTGCTGAAATAA
- the purF gene encoding amidophosphoribosyltransferase — MLAEIKGLNEECGVFGIWGHENAAQVSYYGLHSLQHRGQEGAGIVVNNGEKIIGHKGLGLISEVFSRGELEGLNGKSAIGHVRYATAGGSEVANVQPLLFRFSDHSMALAHNGNLINAKMLRRELEAEGSIFQTSSDTEVLLHLIKRSTKDSLIESVKEALNKVKGAFAYLLLTGNEMIVALDPNGFRPLSIGKMGDAYVVASETCAFDVVGATYIRDVEPGELLIINDEGIHVDRFTNDVEHAICSMEYIYFARPDSNIAGVNVHAARKNMGKRLAAEAPIEADVVTGVPDSSISAAIGYAEATGIPYELGLIKNRYVGRTFIQPSQELREQGVKMKLSAVRGVVEGKRVVMIDDSIVRGTTSKRIVRMLREAGATEVHVRIASPPLKYPCFYGIDIQTRKELIAANNTVEEIREMIGADSLTFLSEDGLVDAIGRPYEGKYGGLCMAYFNGDYPTALYDYEQELLESMK, encoded by the coding sequence ATGCTTGCTGAAATAAAGGGGTTAAATGAAGAATGTGGCGTTTTCGGAATTTGGGGGCATGAAAATGCAGCACAAGTTTCGTACTACGGATTGCACAGTTTGCAGCACCGTGGGCAAGAGGGCGCAGGCATTGTTGTAAATAATGGGGAAAAAATCATCGGTCACAAGGGGTTAGGTTTAATATCAGAAGTGTTTTCAAGAGGTGAGCTAGAAGGATTAAACGGAAAATCAGCAATTGGACATGTGCGATATGCGACAGCAGGTGGAAGTGAAGTTGCTAATGTTCAACCATTATTATTCCGTTTTTCTGATCATAGTATGGCGCTAGCTCATAACGGAAATTTAATTAACGCAAAGATGCTTCGTCGTGAATTAGAGGCAGAGGGAAGTATTTTTCAAACAAGTTCAGATACAGAGGTACTTTTACATCTCATTAAACGTAGTACGAAAGATTCTTTAATTGAAAGTGTAAAAGAGGCCCTAAATAAGGTGAAAGGTGCGTTTGCATATCTTTTACTAACTGGAAATGAAATGATCGTTGCGCTAGATCCGAATGGATTCCGTCCTCTTTCAATTGGAAAGATGGGGGATGCTTACGTTGTAGCATCAGAAACATGTGCTTTCGATGTAGTAGGTGCAACATACATTCGTGATGTAGAGCCTGGTGAGTTACTTATCATTAACGATGAAGGAATTCACGTAGATCGTTTCACAAATGATGTAGAACATGCAATTTGTAGTATGGAATACATTTACTTTGCACGCCCAGATTCTAATATTGCAGGCGTTAACGTTCATGCAGCACGTAAAAACATGGGGAAACGTTTAGCGGCAGAAGCTCCTATTGAAGCTGATGTTGTTACTGGTGTACCAGACTCTAGTATTTCAGCAGCAATCGGTTATGCTGAGGCGACAGGTATTCCGTATGAGTTAGGATTAATTAAAAATCGTTACGTTGGACGTACGTTTATTCAACCTTCTCAAGAACTGCGCGAGCAAGGGGTAAAGATGAAGCTTTCCGCAGTAAGAGGTGTAGTTGAGGGGAAACGAGTTGTTATGATTGACGACTCTATTGTAAGAGGAACGACAAGTAAACGAATTGTTCGTATGCTTCGTGAGGCTGGAGCGACAGAGGTTCATGTAAGAATTGCTTCACCGCCTCTAAAATATCCATGTTTCTATGGTATTGATATTCAAACGAGAAAAGAATTAATTGCAGCAAATAATACAGTAGAAGAAATCCGTGAAATGATCGGAGCAGATTCTTTAACATTTTTAAGCGAAGATGGATTAGTAGATGCAATTGGACGTCCATATGAAGGGAAATATGGCGGCCTATGTATGGCTTACTTCAATGGGGACTATCCGACAGCTCTTTATGATTATGAGCAAGAGCTCTTAGAAAGTATGAAATAA
- the purM gene encoding phosphoribosylformylglycinamidine cyclo-ligase has product MANAYKQAGVDIEAGYEAVSRMKKHVQTTMRKEVLGGLGGFGGMFDLSKFALEEPVLVSGTDGVGTKLMLAFMADKHDTIGIDAVAMCVNDIVVQGAEPLFFLDYIACGKAEPSKIENIVKGISEGCRQAGCALIGGETAEMPGMYSTEEYDLAGFTVGIVDKKKIVTGEKIEAGHVLIGLASSGIHSNGYSLVRKVLLEDGELSLDRIYGRLELPLGEELLKPTKIYVKPILELLKKHEVYGMAHITGGGFIENIPRMLPEGIGAEIELGTWEIQPIFSLLQEVGKLEEKEMFNIFNMGIGMVVAVREEDAKDIVRLLEEQGETARIIGRTVQGDGVTFNGGTAL; this is encoded by the coding sequence ATGGCGAATGCATATAAGCAAGCAGGAGTAGATATTGAAGCTGGATATGAAGCGGTATCTCGCATGAAAAAACACGTACAAACAACAATGAGAAAAGAAGTACTAGGCGGTTTAGGCGGTTTTGGAGGTATGTTTGATCTATCAAAATTTGCATTAGAAGAACCTGTATTAGTATCTGGAACAGATGGCGTGGGAACGAAATTGATGCTCGCTTTTATGGCAGATAAACATGACACTATTGGTATTGATGCAGTAGCAATGTGTGTAAATGATATTGTTGTCCAAGGGGCAGAGCCGCTTTTCTTCCTTGATTATATTGCTTGTGGTAAAGCTGAACCTAGTAAAATTGAAAACATCGTCAAAGGTATATCAGAGGGCTGTCGCCAAGCTGGTTGTGCATTAATTGGTGGGGAAACAGCTGAAATGCCAGGTATGTATTCTACGGAAGAATACGACTTAGCTGGTTTTACAGTTGGGATTGTTGATAAAAAGAAAATTGTAACAGGTGAAAAGATTGAAGCTGGTCACGTATTAATTGGCTTAGCATCTAGCGGTATTCATAGTAATGGTTACTCTTTAGTACGAAAAGTGTTACTAGAAGATGGAGAACTATCTTTAGATCGCATTTATGGACGCTTAGAACTACCTCTTGGTGAGGAGTTATTAAAACCAACGAAAATTTATGTCAAACCTATTTTAGAACTATTGAAGAAACATGAAGTATACGGTATGGCGCATATTACAGGTGGTGGATTCATTGAAAATATTCCACGTATGTTGCCAGAAGGAATCGGTGCGGAAATTGAACTAGGAACTTGGGAAATTCAGCCGATCTTCAGTTTACTTCAAGAAGTTGGGAAACTAGAAGAGAAAGAAATGTTCAATATTTTTAACATGGGTATTGGTATGGTAGTAGCGGTGAGGGAAGAAGATGCAAAAGATATTGTTCGTCTTCTTGAAGAGCAGGGAGAAACAGCTCGTATTATTGGACGTACTGTACAAGGGGATGGCGTTACCTTCAATGGGGGCACAGCACTATGA
- the purN gene encoding phosphoribosylglycinamide formyltransferase, giving the protein MSRLAVFASGSGSNFQSLVNAVEEKRLDADISLLVCDKPEARVIGRAHYHHVPCFAFSAKAYESKEVFEKEILKKLEEYEIDYVILAGYMRLIGPTLLEAYGGKIINIHPSLLPSFPGKDAVGQALEAGVKVTGVTIHYVDAGMDTGPIIAQEAVVVSEGDTRESLQKKIQQVEHKLYVNTVNQIVQSVKEPTVN; this is encoded by the coding sequence ATGAGTAGATTAGCAGTTTTTGCTTCTGGAAGCGGATCTAACTTTCAATCTCTCGTTAATGCGGTAGAAGAAAAGAGATTGGATGCAGATATTAGTTTATTAGTATGTGATAAACCAGAGGCACGCGTTATTGGACGGGCACATTATCATCATGTTCCGTGTTTCGCCTTTTCAGCGAAAGCATATGAGTCAAAAGAAGTATTTGAAAAAGAGATATTAAAGAAGCTAGAAGAGTATGAAATTGATTATGTTATTTTAGCTGGATATATGCGTTTAATTGGGCCAACTTTACTAGAAGCATATGGCGGGAAGATTATTAACATTCATCCATCACTACTACCGAGTTTCCCGGGTAAAGATGCTGTCGGTCAAGCGTTAGAAGCAGGTGTGAAAGTAACTGGAGTAACAATTCATTATGTAGATGCAGGTATGGATACAGGTCCAATTATTGCGCAAGAAGCAGTAGTTGTTTCTGAAGGGGATACGAGAGAAAGTTTACAAAAGAAAATTCAACAAGTTGAACATAAATTATACGTAAATACAGTGAATCAAATTGTTCAGTCTGTGAAAGAACCAACTGTTAACTAA
- the purH gene encoding bifunctional phosphoribosylaminoimidazolecarboxamide formyltransferase/IMP cyclohydrolase, whose protein sequence is MKKRALVSVSDKTGVVEFVKGLLEQGIEVISTGGTKKLLEENGLQVIGISEVTGFPEIMDGRVKTLHPNIHGGLLAVRDNETHVAQMNELGIQPIDFVVVNLYPFKETIAKPDVTFADAIENIDIGGPTMIRSAAKNHKFVSVIVDPVDYDVVLAELKENGEVKEETKRKLAAKVFRHTAAYDALISNYLTEQMGEESPETLTVTFEKKQDLRYGENPHQKATFYKAPFAVTSSVAYAEQLHGKELSYNNINDADAALSIVKEFTEPAVVAVKHMNPCGVGIGTDIHEAYTRAYEADPVSIFGGIIAANREIDKATAEKLHEIFLEIIIAPSFSQEALEVLQSKKNLRLLTVNIEKATSASKKLTSVQGGLLVQEEDTLSLDEDAISIPTKREPSEQEWKDLKLAWKVVKHVKSNAIVLANDNMTVGVGAGQMNRVGSAKIAITQAGEKAQGSALASDAFFPMPDTVEEAAKAGITAIIQPGGSIRDEDSIKVADKYGITMVFTGVRHFKH, encoded by the coding sequence ATGAAAAAGCGTGCATTAGTAAGTGTTTCAGATAAAACAGGAGTAGTAGAATTTGTTAAAGGTTTACTAGAACAAGGGATTGAAGTTATTTCAACAGGTGGTACGAAAAAATTACTAGAAGAAAATGGTTTACAAGTAATCGGTATTTCTGAAGTAACTGGTTTCCCAGAAATTATGGATGGCCGTGTAAAAACATTACATCCAAATATTCATGGTGGTCTATTAGCAGTTCGTGATAATGAAACACATGTAGCGCAAATGAATGAATTAGGCATTCAACCAATTGACTTTGTTGTTGTTAACTTATACCCATTTAAAGAAACAATCGCTAAGCCTGATGTAACATTTGCTGATGCAATTGAAAATATTGATATCGGTGGCCCAACAATGATTCGCTCTGCTGCGAAAAATCATAAATTTGTATCGGTAATTGTAGATCCAGTAGATTATGATGTTGTATTAGCAGAACTGAAAGAGAACGGCGAAGTAAAAGAAGAGACGAAACGTAAATTAGCAGCGAAAGTATTCCGTCATACAGCGGCATATGATGCGTTAATTTCTAACTACTTAACAGAACAAATGGGTGAAGAAAGTCCAGAAACGTTAACTGTGACGTTTGAGAAAAAGCAAGACTTACGTTATGGCGAAAATCCACATCAAAAGGCAACGTTCTATAAAGCACCATTCGCAGTAACTTCTTCTGTTGCATATGCAGAACAGTTACACGGTAAAGAATTATCTTATAACAACATTAATGATGCAGATGCAGCGCTTAGCATCGTTAAGGAATTTACAGAACCAGCAGTTGTAGCAGTGAAACATATGAATCCTTGTGGTGTTGGTATAGGTACGGACATTCATGAAGCATATACACGTGCTTATGAAGCTGATCCAGTATCAATTTTTGGTGGTATTATTGCAGCGAATCGTGAAATTGATAAAGCTACAGCTGAAAAGTTACATGAAATTTTCTTGGAAATTATTATTGCTCCTTCGTTCTCGCAAGAAGCTTTAGAAGTGTTGCAAAGTAAGAAGAACTTACGCTTACTAACTGTAAATATTGAAAAAGCAACAAGTGCAAGCAAAAAATTAACTTCTGTACAAGGTGGACTTCTCGTTCAAGAGGAAGATACGTTATCATTAGATGAGGACGCAATTTCAATTCCAACGAAACGTGAACCATCAGAGCAAGAGTGGAAAGATTTAAAACTCGCTTGGAAAGTTGTAAAACATGTGAAATCAAATGCGATTGTTTTAGCGAATGATAACATGACAGTTGGTGTAGGTGCGGGACAGATGAACCGTGTAGGTTCTGCAAAAATCGCAATTACACAAGCTGGCGAAAAAGCACAAGGTAGCGCACTTGCATCTGATGCTTTCTTCCCAATGCCAGATACAGTAGAAGAAGCAGCAAAAGCTGGTATTACAGCAATTATCCAACCAGGTGGATCAATTCGTGATGAGGATTCTATTAAAGTAGCAGATAAGTATGGGATTACGATGGTGTTCACTGGCGTACGTCATTTCAAACACTAA